The following nucleotide sequence is from Salvia miltiorrhiza cultivar Shanhuang (shh) chromosome 7, IMPLAD_Smil_shh, whole genome shotgun sequence.
CAGCAAAAATTAAACTCATGTTTTGTCTTTTCTATCAAATTAAACTCGTGGTGAGAGAGAGGTGCGGGTGaaggagcggcggcggcgactgcTCTTCGCCGTCGACCGTTCGACCAAGAGACAGAGAAACACGAGTTTAAGAGAGAGAAGTAAGAGAGAAAAACAATTTGGGGGGTTTTTGCGTGATTTAGAAAGGACAAGGGGAGAGCAAGAGGGAGACACCGGTGGGTGGCCGCGGTGGCCGTACTGGTGTCACCCTTCACCGGacaggaggcggcggcgtgagGAAGAAATGGGAGAGACAGATTCTGCgtgaagggagagagagagagcagtgtagtaactaaaaaaataaaaaataaataaatcttacaAACAGTCAGTTAGCTGTTAGACGGAGGGGACTTAATTGCACCCAAAATTGGAACATGAGGGACCTAATTGATCGAATCTTGAGTATAGGGTGCTAGAGGCCATAGGGGTGTATGTGATAAAGGCTAAATTGCTCCTTTTTCCAATTTAGAATATGTCTATGTATTGTGCTTTCCTCATCCAGATGAACATATTCATTATCTGATAATTTTGAAGCAAAATGTTTCTTCAAACACAGAAATCGACAGGTCTAAGGTGCCTAGTAGTTATTTAACTTGATACTTGTATTTCACCACTGCTAAGCAGAAACAGTAAAATTATCTGAAGTTTTACAGGACATAATAGAATAGCTTCACTACACACAATAGAAGCAGACACATACAATGCCTGTCTTATTATCATTCTTGCAAACTCATCATGAAACAACCACTCAAATATGAAATCCACACAGGAAATCTTAGATTTTTAAATATCTCTTATAATTTTGCATCACTAAGAGCCAGGCACCTCAACTTGGCTTTTTCCATCATCAGAGCTCCAACACCAAGTCTACAAGGTCAAAACAAAACTAACTCAGGGCAGTTACATTATTACATTTTGTGTCAGGATCAATGTATGCTCTGTGCAGTAAACAATAATATTTGTGCTCTTTGTTTTCAAGATTGGATGTATGCTTACTTAAGCAGATTACTGCCTTAAGTACTGCAATTAGTAGgctgaaattttataaaagccCAATTTCTAGCTGGAAATTAGACAATTTGAATGCTAATTTTATAAGGCCATTTCGAAAAAGCTTGTGATGATAATTGACAGTTGTTTTAGTGCATTTTAATACCATTCATAATAATCTAGTGCACTAGTTACTTACAGTCTGCATCAGTTTTGACCCAGAGCTCGCTCCCAGTAACGTCGCCACTGCTTTTTGTGTACTGGGGTAAGTGGGATTGGTTCTTGTAGCTGCATGTGTTTTCTTTTGAGATGGCTTGTTGTGGATAAATTATGATATCTTCAGCAGAGGGTCGTAGGCCTCCACTATTAGATGCCATCAAATGGGCATTGATGTTCTTGATCTCATTTTTGGTGGGGTTATGAGACTGGGAACAAGAAGTTGAGTTCTCAGGATGGACCTTCCGGTTGAAAATCTGCAGGATCTGCAATCTCACATTCAAATCCATAAATTCTCAATATCAATCTTATAAAATGGTGAATTTATTATTCACTATTAGCTGAGAAGGATTTTGAACCAAACTTTTTCACTGGGTAAAAAACACTTTACCATCAGAACTATGCGTCTTTTAAAACTTTTCCATCTAAACTATTATGACATTAAACCATCACTAATATTGTAAGTTCCCTTCACTTTGCCATCTATAACACTACTACAAGGAAAACTATTCTTAAATACCAAAAGTTTGTTGTTTTTAAGCTAAAAATGTTTCTACAATACGAAGATACAAATGACAAGTGAAATTGTTGTATGATTGCATTTCAAAGTTAAAAATTGTATTGTGGATGGGAgtttgaagaaaaataaaagtttagtTCGTTAAGAAccccaaaaatagaaagaaaaaaggaagagaaaagaaaagttTAGATGTCAAAGTACAAAAGGCAGCatactttgatggaaaaaatatttttaccgTTTTAATTTTGTGACCGAAATTGCAAAACATAGTATCATTTGAATATGAGTAGTTCCTTTTCTATCCTTTCACACACCTTATGCAGTTTTGTTTCAGCTGTTGTAGGATCTATTACGCCTGAGTTTGCTGTAGTACTCCTTGAGGAAGCATGGATAATTTTTCTTTTCAGCATCTTTTTCATGACATGCACAGCAGATTTTTCAGTTTCCTTTTCAGGTCGCTTCTCACCCCTGTCAGGTTTAGTTCCAAAATTGTCTTCTGCTTGCTTAGTCTTCTGAAATAGCTCCCCAAGAGATGTCCTTTGTTCTTTCCTTACTGGTGGTGTTGTCTCTTGCAGCCCAATGGCTGATCCAAAAAGATAGCTCTGTAGAGGACAGATGGTTGCTTCACTGCCACATGTCTCAGCATTTTCAATAGGCTTGCCGCTGAGTGTAATTGTACTGCAATGACTGATCCTTCCAGCACTAACATGACTGTTCCGTCCAGCACTAACATGACTGTTACGTCCAGCACTGAcatgactgtttcttccagatGAAGCATTGCAGCTGTCACCTTCAGCTGCCAGAACCTTTTCCAACTCATCATTGATTAGCTTCAGTTCATTTTCTGTCACTTTGGTCTCTTTTTCAGCTATGTCATCCACAGAGATGGAAAATGTTGGTGTCGCTGGGTCAGTGTTAACTGGTTCTGTACCTAGAGTACCAATATGAAGGAACCCATGAAAGAGCTCTGTCAGAGCAGTTGCCTGTTCTTCTTCAAGGTCCTCCTCTTCCCCTCTTGCAGCTTCTAGACTGGTAAATGAGTTTCTCCGATAGATGTCTCTATGGGCTTTGATGAAGGGCTTACTGCCATAACCTCCTTTTGGGTAGGACTGAAGGTCGTCCAAGGATGGTTGCCCAGTAAAACCTGAAAGTCAAGTTTAAGAATTCTCTGATAGTGGAAACATATGGTAACAGAAGAGACATGTAGTATAAGATGGACTGCATCTCAATATGGTATGTTATAAGATATCAGAGTCCATCATCTCTGATGTCCTGCAGTCCCATAATGTACTAACATCACATTGGCTCTTAATACCTCTTAAACTTATTTTGTGAGATAAATTCAGTACTCTCAGACCAATTTTTGAATGCCTTGCTGATTTGCAACTATAATTCCCCATTGGTAATAGTTTGACTGCATGTATACTAACGTACATAAAAGTAGTCTTTAATCTAAAACTCTTAGTCTAGAATGTCTATATTGTCCTGATTTACATGCAGCAATTGTAAAATTAAGATATTACAGTATTGGTCTACGTACTATGTGATATTATAGCTATCCAGAATGTGGGGTTATATATATCACTAACCAAAGGAAAATTCTTTTGGAGTTTCGCTGCTGTTCTGCCGGAACTTGCGATGCATCCAACCTAATATCTGCAATGAAGACAGATGGAGATGACTAATATGAAATGGCGAAGGATGAAACTAAAGAAGCAAAATAGAAAGCTTCAACATTCTATGTTTAACAAAAATACGATACCTTCATTTTGTTCGTACTGCTAGAGAGCTTGATAAGAAGAGTATGTGAAACAATTGAACTTTATATAGACTGAGTGTTATGGTTACTATTAATCTTGTTGGAAAAGCTACTGAGGTTTGAAGTTAATAGGAACTATTTGCAAACATTATGAAGTTGAAAGGTATCAGTAATTTTTTACATAACTACtgttttttttcccttttcctaTGTCTTTCCATAGAGATTTTTAGAGGCTGAGAATTTTCTGAGtcccaaaattttaatttccaaCATTTTTGGATGTTAGTGTTCAGCTATCAGTATTTTATGCTCATCGTACTTGTCTTTTACACATTCAGACATAAAATATATGTCAGCATGTGCATGCTATTCAGTTATTAATGATTGATTCATCTTTTGGCACTTCTCCTTGTATGAAACTGGTTCCTTCTGCACACATTTACTCACTACTTACTAGTAAATCTTCCGACGTAGTAATTTCTGGCATTATAGTTTTGCTTGATACTATTGTCAGCAGCCACCTCTGTGGTAAAATGATATTGTATGATGCTTGCAGTTTAACATATGTGACAATGAGGAAGATCTTTAGTCACATGATCTGTAAAACTTGATGGTCAATAATTGTTGATCATAGGTCAGCCGCTTGATAGATATAACAATCCTTGTATGTAACAAGTTCGTCCAGGACATACTCACTACTCACCAGGAAATCTCCTACGTTTTAGTAACTTCTGCTATTGTAGTTTTGCTCAATACTGTTGTTAGCAGCTCCTGCTCTGGCAGGATGATAGTAGGGAATCTGTACGGTGCTAATATTTCAACATATGTGACAATGAGGAAGATCTTAAGTCACAATGTCACATGAACTGTTAAAACTTGATAGCCAGTTATGGTTAATCATAGGTCCACAGCTTGACAGAGATCACAATGAAAAGGACCTATACTCAAATTCTGAGACAGAAAAGTCCTTATTTGATAGTACAGCTGGTGTAGGGCTTTAGTATCTGCCTGTACATGGATTTTTTGCTTCGTTTTAATATTAAGTACAAAGTTGATGACTCTAGGTAGAATATAGAAGCAATGAGACTTCTGTTTCGGCTGCTGGATAATTTTTAGTGAACCAAAATTCCAGTCTAAAAGGTCAGGTAGTGACTTGAATGACTATCTTTTGTCATGTTTAAGTTTTAGTTAGTGTGAAATGTTAAAAGACATCTTATACTCGTTTGTCAAGTTATAAATGTTTATTTTAGCATTACCCGTATAGATAGACCACAGGAATTTTTGCCAACTAAGTAAGCACTAGTAATATTGTAGTAGCAAGGTACTGTTTATGTCAATACTGGCGGTCGGCCCTGCATGCTGTAATTTGATAATGTGTAAATGCATTGTTAAAACATATTTCAGCTTCATTTTATATTGAGTATGTGCCACTTGCATTATGATTCACCTATTGATCAGATGATGGTTTTTAGTTGAAGACAATCTATGGAGGGCCATCTTTGGAGAGATCAATATCTTCTCACATGCTCTGAATTGTTTCGGAAACAGTCCATGTTGAATGATGGTgtgataattttcaaatttcttttccaaggaaagaaaaacaaagaatTAGACACCTTTTTTCAACTAGCAGCCATtttcatctttaaaatataccTTTATGCCCTTCCATA
It contains:
- the LOC130995652 gene encoding protein LAZY 1-like; its protein translation is MKILGWMHRKFRQNSSETPKEFSFGFTGQPSLDDLQSYPKGGYGSKPFIKAHRDIYRRNSFTSLEAARGEEEDLEEEQATALTELFHGFLHIGTLGTEPVNTDPATPTFSISVDDIAEKETKVTENELKLINDELEKVLAAEGDSCNASSGRNSHVSAGRNSHVSAGRNSHVSAGRISHCSTITLSGKPIENAETCGSEATICPLQSYLFGSAIGLQETTPPVRKEQRTSLGELFQKTKQAEDNFGTKPDRGEKRPEKETEKSAVHVMKKMLKRKIIHASSRSTTANSGVIDPTTAETKLHKILQIFNRKVHPENSTSCSQSHNPTKNEIKNINAHLMASNSGGLRPSAEDIIIYPQQAISKENTCSYKNQSHLPQYTKSSGDVTGSELWVKTDADYLVLEL